Proteins encoded by one window of Aulosira sp. FACHB-615:
- a CDS encoding MBL fold metallo-hydrolase: MKIQMIGHASIFVETQDCKVMMDPVLWDKFCEVTTSICPEREVIYDQIPEYDVLVISHRHLDHFDIRSLAYLPKNIDVFIPKDKLVENCLRQLGYSHIYTLSDFSEVKIGSTNLLATRSENRVPEYGILFADPSGVFWNQVDSLVNANTINFVKSQYPTIDFLLASWQPMLETEYQYNQSFSFPFSGYSNTLQLMGLTQPRAISPGANGFKFIDGSAWLNKVVFPVTQEQFCQDIKKVCPATENIFALQPGDICEIENGTSTYLPAQSQFVKTVKDDRDILSFSPVTVNGEMIDSNPNNYDIHEMKKIIEEEVCVNLPKFFMEHKQDLFAQYFHWEVRYQLEVIFPDGSQTWYFDFTEDPIQCRTVSSPLANVFNVITASSLYAVLKSYKTWDYPAASGYLRAFEKIYIASTHGAIRPDIKSLNISPLALKFPYEEVFKKVLDKEVEKWSKQSQHNQVIGENQSKIMKLGNAFIRMYPKNINNQQLITTSV; this comes from the coding sequence ATGAAAATTCAAATGATTGGTCATGCTTCCATATTTGTAGAAACACAAGATTGTAAAGTAATGATGGACCCAGTGCTTTGGGATAAATTTTGTGAAGTGACAACAAGTATATGCCCTGAGCGAGAAGTTATTTACGACCAAATTCCTGAGTATGATGTACTAGTAATTTCCCATAGACATTTAGATCACTTTGATATTCGTTCTCTTGCTTATCTGCCTAAAAATATTGATGTTTTTATTCCCAAAGATAAGTTAGTAGAAAATTGTCTGCGTCAATTAGGATATTCTCACATCTATACTTTAAGTGACTTTAGTGAAGTCAAGATTGGTTCTACTAACCTCCTAGCTACACGTTCAGAAAATCGCGTACCTGAATATGGGATATTATTTGCCGACCCATCGGGAGTTTTTTGGAATCAAGTAGACTCATTAGTAAATGCAAATACAATTAATTTTGTCAAATCTCAATACCCAACAATAGACTTTTTGTTGGCAAGCTGGCAACCAATGTTAGAAACTGAGTATCAATATAATCAAAGCTTTTCATTCCCATTTTCTGGTTATAGTAATACTCTCCAATTGATGGGCTTGACTCAACCAAGAGCTATTTCTCCTGGTGCGAATGGCTTCAAGTTTATAGATGGTTCAGCTTGGTTAAATAAAGTTGTCTTTCCAGTCACTCAAGAGCAATTTTGTCAAGACATAAAAAAAGTTTGCCCAGCAACAGAAAATATCTTTGCTCTTCAGCCAGGAGATATTTGTGAAATTGAAAATGGCACATCTACCTATCTACCTGCTCAATCGCAATTTGTCAAAACAGTTAAAGATGATAGAGATATTTTATCTTTTTCGCCTGTGACAGTAAATGGCGAAATGATTGACAGTAACCCAAACAACTATGATATTCATGAAATGAAAAAAATAATTGAAGAAGAGGTTTGTGTTAACTTACCTAAGTTCTTCATGGAACATAAACAAGATTTATTTGCCCAATATTTCCATTGGGAAGTCAGATACCAACTAGAAGTAATATTTCCAGATGGTTCTCAAACATGGTATTTTGACTTTACGGAAGATCCTATTCAGTGCAGAACAGTATCTAGTCCTTTAGCTAACGTGTTTAATGTCATCACAGCCTCCAGCTTATATGCAGTTTTAAAATCTTATAAAACCTGGGATTATCCTGCTGCTAGCGGATATTTACGTGCATTTGAAAAAATATATATAGCCAGCACTCACGGTGCTATACGTCCCGATATTAAATCACTGAATATTTCTCCTTTAGCTTTAAAGTTTCCTTATGAGGAAGTTTTCAAAAAAGTGTTGGATAAAGAAGTGGAAAAATGGTCGAAACAATCTCAACACAATCAAGTTATTGGAGAAAATCAATCAAAAATCATGAAACTAGGTAATGCTTTTATTAGAATGTATCCAAAAAATATCAATAACCAACAATTGATAACAACTAGTGTGTAG
- a CDS encoding tetratricopeptide repeat protein — translation MAGFSDFEANSKNAILMLYPHLKPKEEIFMNTIKNSVKSIITEEHSSQLHVWHQLGWKNVTLIYLDEHLDFQYISENHITALKKCQTSAELAQLERPSHIFPDDKYSYGIENFLFAAHRLGIIENLIWVTLTPKNKLPNSIKYMRKLRGFLQQHNAFTVNDITNIAITEDIATATVFGLKITVCGYEDLKKLKLPENTFIDIDIDYFIGLPEQYPLVDPENVFACLKSLPINYDTVTLTRSVSSGYMPLRYYFLADYLAALWQNDLREIEHYRRLYALDQQARNNNIEAAKAGCLEEIQIMPNCAATYYLLSLCETETQKSVNYELIAGKLCPSYCPSVLHLANAILSRDLEYDKNTLSFLENKLMLAEIDIEEKILSHYTLGILYSLKSEKEESLKHYRYCQEIKPGNYPDLSLNIGCIFMKNKDYTKAISFFEQALADESSKAEAHKMLGKIYLEQGQYQIAEENLILAGEIVPTDELAMKLLAKLYKEIGDETSYKHQISKYYHMKFLSQKFT, via the coding sequence GTGGCTGGTTTTTCAGATTTTGAAGCTAACTCTAAAAATGCGATTTTAATGCTATACCCTCATCTAAAACCAAAGGAAGAAATATTTATGAATACAATCAAAAACAGTGTCAAGAGCATCATCACAGAAGAACACTCTTCTCAACTTCATGTTTGGCATCAATTAGGCTGGAAAAATGTTACTCTAATTTATTTAGATGAACATCTAGATTTTCAATATATTAGTGAAAATCATATAACAGCATTGAAAAAATGCCAAACTTCAGCAGAATTAGCTCAACTAGAAAGACCTAGTCATATATTTCCTGATGATAAATATAGTTATGGTATCGAAAATTTCCTTTTTGCGGCTCATCGCTTGGGAATAATTGAAAATCTCATTTGGGTAACTCTAACTCCCAAAAATAAACTACCAAATTCTATAAAATATATGCGTAAATTACGGGGGTTTTTACAACAGCATAATGCATTTACTGTTAACGATATAACAAATATTGCAATTACAGAAGATATCGCTACGGCGACAGTATTTGGATTAAAAATAACGGTATGTGGTTATGAAGATTTAAAGAAATTAAAGCTTCCCGAAAACACTTTTATTGATATTGATATTGACTACTTTATTGGCTTGCCTGAGCAATATCCTTTGGTAGATCCAGAAAATGTTTTTGCCTGTTTAAAGTCTTTACCTATTAATTACGATACCGTCACTTTGACTCGTTCTGTGAGTAGTGGTTATATGCCACTACGTTACTATTTTTTGGCTGATTATTTAGCAGCTCTTTGGCAAAATGACCTGCGTGAAATAGAACACTATCGCCGTTTATATGCTCTTGATCAACAAGCACGAAATAACAACATAGAAGCCGCTAAAGCTGGCTGTCTTGAAGAAATACAAATCATGCCAAATTGTGCTGCTACTTATTACTTATTAAGCCTTTGTGAAACTGAGACGCAAAAGTCTGTTAATTACGAACTAATCGCAGGAAAACTTTGCCCTAGCTATTGCCCTAGTGTACTACATTTAGCTAATGCAATTCTAAGCCGTGACTTAGAATATGATAAAAATACACTAAGCTTTTTAGAAAATAAATTAATGCTAGCTGAAATAGACATTGAAGAAAAAATATTAAGTCACTATACTCTAGGAATTTTATATAGTCTAAAGTCTGAAAAAGAAGAGAGTCTTAAACATTATAGATATTGCCAAGAAATCAAACCAGGCAATTATCCTGATTTAAGTTTGAATATAGGTTGTATCTTTATGAAAAATAAGGATTACACGAAAGCAATTAGCTTTTTTGAGCAGGCTTTGGCTGATGAATCGAGCAAAGCTGAAGCACATAAAATGCTTGGGAAAATTTATCTAGAGCAGGGTCAGTATCAGATAGCGGAAGAAAATTTGATATTAGCTGGAGAAATTGTACCTACTGATGAACTAGCAATGAAACTATTAGCTAAATTATACAAAGAAATAGGAGATGAAACAAGCTATAAGCATCAAATAAGCAAATATTATCACATGAAATTCTTGTCTCAAAAATTTACATAA
- a CDS encoding MBL fold metallo-hydrolase: MKIQMIGHASIFVETQDCKVMMDPVLWDKFCEVTTSICPEREVIYDQIPEYDVLVISHRHLDHFDIRSLAYLPKNVDVFIPKDQLIENCLRQLGYSHIYTLSDFSEVKIGSTTLLATRSENRVPEYGMVFADPSGVFWNQVDSLVNANTINFVKSQYPTIDFLLACWQPMLETEYQYNQSCAFPFSGYSYILQLMGLTQPRAISPGANGFKFIDGSAWLNKVVFPVTQEQFCQDIKKVCPATENIFALQPGDICEIENGKSTYLPAQSQFVKTVKDDRNILSFSPVTVNGEMVDSNPNNYDIHEVKRTIEEEVCVNLPKFFMEHKQDLFAQYFHWEVRYQLEVIFPDGSQTWYFDFTEDPIQCRTGSSPLANVFNVITASSLYALLKSDKTWDYPGIGGYVRAFEKIYIASTHGAIRPDIKSLNISPLALKFPYEEVFKKVLNKEVEKWSKQSQPNQFIGENQSKIMKLGNAFIRMYPKNINNQQLITTSV; this comes from the coding sequence ATGAAAATTCAAATGATTGGTCATGCTTCCATATTTGTAGAAACACAAGATTGCAAAGTAATGATGGACCCAGTGCTTTGGGATAAATTTTGTGAAGTGACAACAAGTATATGCCCTGAGCGAGAAGTTATTTACGACCAAATTCCTGAGTATGATGTACTAGTAATTTCCCATAGACATTTAGATCACTTTGATATTCGTTCTCTTGCTTATCTGCCTAAAAATGTTGATGTTTTTATTCCCAAAGATCAGTTAATAGAAAATTGTCTGCGTCAATTAGGATATTCCCACATCTATACTTTAAGTGACTTTAGTGAAGTCAAGATTGGTTCTACTACGCTCCTGGCTACCCGTTCAGAAAATCGCGTACCTGAATATGGGATGGTATTTGCTGACCCATCGGGAGTTTTTTGGAATCAAGTAGACTCATTAGTAAATGCAAATACAATTAATTTTGTCAAATCTCAATACCCAACAATAGACTTTTTGTTGGCATGCTGGCAACCAATGTTAGAAACTGAGTATCAATATAATCAAAGCTGTGCATTCCCATTTTCTGGTTATAGCTATATTCTGCAATTGATGGGCTTGACTCAACCAAGAGCTATTTCTCCTGGTGCGAATGGCTTCAAGTTTATAGATGGTTCAGCTTGGTTAAATAAAGTTGTCTTTCCAGTCACTCAAGAGCAGTTTTGTCAAGACATCAAAAAAGTTTGCCCAGCAACAGAAAATATTTTTGCTCTTCAGCCAGGAGATATTTGTGAAATTGAAAATGGCAAATCTACCTATCTACCTGCTCAATCGCAATTTGTCAAAACAGTTAAAGATGATAGAAATATTTTATCTTTCTCGCCTGTGACAGTAAATGGCGAAATGGTTGACAGTAACCCAAATAACTATGATATTCATGAAGTGAAAAGGACAATCGAAGAAGAGGTTTGTGTTAACTTACCTAAGTTCTTCATGGAACATAAACAAGATTTATTTGCCCAATATTTCCATTGGGAAGTCAGATACCAACTAGAAGTAATATTTCCAGATGGTTCTCAAACATGGTATTTTGACTTTACGGAAGATCCTATTCAGTGCCGAACAGGATCTAGTCCTTTAGCTAACGTGTTTAATGTCATCACCGCTTCCAGCTTATATGCATTGTTAAAATCTGATAAAACCTGGGATTATCCTGGTATTGGCGGATATGTACGTGCATTTGAAAAAATATATATAGCCAGCACTCACGGTGCTATACGTCCCGATATTAAATCACTGAATATTTCTCCTTTAGCTTTAAAGTTTCCTTATGAGGAAGTTTTCAAAAAAGTGTTGAATAAAGAAGTGGAAAAATGGTCGAAACAATCTCAACCCAATCAATTTATTGGGGAAAATCAATCAAAAATCATGAAACTAGGTAATGCTTTTATTAGAATGTATCCAAAAAATATCAATAACCAACAATTGATAACAACTAGTGTGTAG